AAACCATGCCTGCTCGCGTTTCCGCATCCGCGTGAAGAAGAAAACCGGGACCAGCCCGATCAACAAATAGGCAAGATTGAATTCCTCCACCGCACCGGTGATCAACATCCCCATCTGGTCCGCGAAGCGGCCCAAACTGGCCGTGGGATTGGTCTTCTCGTACTGGCCTCGCGTCAGGGCGTGAAGAAATCCGTCCCAGGTGCGCGGATACCCCCAGTTTAGAGGTGGGTTCGTCATCGAAGCTAGCGGCATGTAGAGGTAAAATGCCGCTCCGAGCACCCAGAACACGGCCAGGGTCGTCACCGGAAAAACATACGTGCCGTATGTTCGGGCCCGCATCAGCGTCCAACCGGAGGCCAGCACCAGCGCGGCTCCGATCAGACTGTGAACTACAAAGAAGGACAGGCTTTTGTTAAACCAAGCAGTCTTGCCCGCAGCCGTGCTGAACAACGTAAGGACATAGATGGCCGTCGCGGCAAGAATGATTTTGCGCCACGCGGCTGATGGATCCGGAGGCGCGCCCTTTTTCGTGAGCAGCGGCGGAATCGCAAAACCTGCCAGCGCCGCAAAACCGGCGAGGTGCACCACCGGCAACAACGAGGATCGCGATTCGCTGATGTTGATCAGACCGGACACGGCCGCGACAAGAAAGACGAGATAACCCACTCCCGCAAACATCAGGATGTCGCGGCCCAGCGCCGACCATTGCTCCGCCCTCGTCATCGTCATTGACGCCAGCCACGCCCAGGCCGTGATGGACAGGACTCCGATGACAACGAAGATGACGAATAGCGGCCGGTTGCTGTCGAATGCGGTGAGCATGCCGTTCGATTTCGCGGCCAGGCCGATCAAAAAAATCACGCTGTTTCCCAGAAACAAATCCCGGCCCAGCCTGGGTTGCGCCGCCGCGATGGAGACCTCGATGCCCATCGCCGCGACGATCAAGGTCATATGGTTGGTGAAGCAAAGCCCGAACAGGAACATGGCCCAGTAGAGGTAGCGCATCTGGTGAGGCGCATAAACCCAGCGCAACAAAAAGCACAGCACACCCATGAACGAAAGCAGGCTGAACGGATAAACCTCGACGATGACGGCCTGGCTCCACATGAATCCGTTGAAGCCAATCAGCATTCCCGCCACGTAACCTGCCAGCACGCACAACGCGTTTTCCACGCGCCGGTCGATGTTTTTGAACTCCTCGATTCCTTCAAGAATCATGCTGCTGCCCCGGGAGGCAATCAGCGCGATCAATCCGCACGCAAGCGCGCCCGAAACGGCCGACGCCAGGGCGACCCGCCACGCGATGTTCGACACCGGCACGAGCACGGTGAACAGCCAGGTAAACATCGTCCACACCGGATAGCCGGGCGGATGCGGGACCCCGGCGTAAAAAGAACCGGTCGCCAGTTCGCCGGAGTCTTCCAGGGTCAGGTCAGGAGCCAGGGTCAGGTAATAACCGATGAACACGAGCAGTGCCGTGACGCCAAAGGTCAGCCAGTCGGTTTTGCGGAATAGCGGTGGTGTGGGAGGCCTGGCGCCGGGGCCGGGAACAGTCTGATTTGGAGCCGGCCTGCCCTGCTCCTTGGCCGGCTTCAATTTGTCTGTGCTCATCGTTTATCGCTTCAGATAATTCGTCCGCGACTGCGGAAAAGAGGCCATACTTGAAGTGGAATGACCGTGGTTTGTCCATTCAAAAGTTCCCGGCCGCACGCCATTCCGCTCGCCGACGAACCCCCCCGGCAGGTACGCCGTAAAGCTCGCGTTGCTCAACGTCATCGCCATCATCGGCGACTGGTTGGATGCGACCGCCAGCCGCGCCAGTTCGCCGCTGCGCTGGTTGAAGGCGATCACCAGAAACAGCAAACACACCGTCGCCGGCGCCAGCCAGCCGAACGAGAACTGCCGCGCCCGCACAGCGACGGCCGGTCTCACGAACAGTTTCGCCTTAAGCCCCGCGGACGGGCGGCGCGGCGTCCAGGAATGCAGTTGAGTCTCCAATGGATTCCAGTTGTTCATACTTCTCTCCTTTCAGGCGGGATCGGATTTTTTGCAGGCCGTAGCGATAGCGCCCGGCCACGGTGTTCGGGGAAAGTTCCAGCAGTTCCCCGATTTCTTCAAAAGTGTATTCATGCCATATTTTCAAAACGATGGCTTCGCGTTGCTCCACGGGCAACGCGGACAGGCAACGCATCGCCGCAAGTTCCTGCGGTGTTTCGTCCGGCAGACGGTCGAACCACCGCCGCGATTCCAGTTCCCGCGCCAGCCGCCGCCACAGGCTCCGTCGATAGTTCAATGCGCGGTTGCGAAAGGCACGGACGCAATAGTGTTCGGGCTGCATCGGTGGTTGTTCGCGCCGGACCAGCGCCACGAACGTCTCTTGAAGGACATCCTCCGCCTCGTTATGGCTCAAACCCAGCGCCCGACCGTACAAAATAAGTTCAGCCGCCTTCGATTCGTAAAGGCGCTCACACCAGCCCGGTTCGGCTTCTATGCTCACATCAGTTCATCTGAATGGACACCAGACAACGGGGATTTGTATAAAAGAATGTCGAAGTCTGCAATCACTGCCATCCCAGCAGACGACCGCCCTGATACGTGATGAAGGCCAGGACCCAGGCGAGGATACCCATGTAAAGCCACTGGAAAGCCGGCCATTTCCACGAGTTCGTTTCGCGCCGGACGATGGCGACGGTGCTCACGCATTGCAGCGCAAACACGTAAAAAACCATCAAAGTGACGGCGACGAGCGGCGTGTAAACGGGTGAGCCGTCCGGCTTCCTTTGCTGTTGGAGCGTTTCGGCCAGGCTCCTGATGCCCGATGCGGATTTGTCGTAGCCACCGACATTATAGACCGTGGACATGGTGCTCACGAAAACCTCACGCGCGGCAAACGATGCCACGATGCCGATGCCCATTTTCCAGTCGAAACCCAAGGGCGCGATGGCCGGTTCAATGGCGCGCCCAAGACGGCCGGCAAAACTTTGTCGCAGCTTTTCGCCGGCCTCCACTTTGTCCAACTCGGCCAGCCTTTGCGCGGTGATTTCACCGTTGTCCTTTCCTTCGTTCAAGCTTCTGAGCTCCGCCGCTTTGATCGCCTCGCGTCTGGCTGCAAAATCGTTCTCCATCGCGGTTCCTCGAGGATACGTCGCCAGCGCCCACAACAAAATGTTGATGCCCAGAATCACCGTCCCCGCGCGGCGGAGGAACAATTTCGAGCGATCCCACATGTGCCGCAGCACGACACGCAACACGGGCCGCTTGTACGGCGGCAGTTCCATGATCAACAACGGCGTTTCACCCTTAAGCAGCGTTTTCTTGAACAGCCACGCCATCAGCAGCGCCACGATGATGCCCAGCAGATACATTGAAAGCATGGTCAAGCCCTGCAGTTTGAGGAAGCCGATGACGCGCTTGTCGGGAATGCACGCGGCAATGAGCAGTGTGTAAACCGGCAGCCGCGCCGAGCAGCTCATCAGCGGCGCGACCAGAATCGTCACCAGCCGGTCCTTCGGCGTTTCAATCGTCCGCGTGGCCATGATGCCCGGAATCGCACAGGCAAACGAGCTGAGCATGGGAATAAAGCTCTTGCCATGCAGGCCGACCTTGCTCATCAGCCGGTCCATTAAAAACGCCGCGCGCGCCATGTAACCCGTGTCTTCGAGAAAACCGATGAACAGGAACAACAGCAGGATTTGCGGCAGGAAGACAATCACCGCCCCGACGCCCGCGATCACTCCTTCCACCAGAAGGCTGTTCAAATCGCCGCGGGGAATGGCGCCGCCGACCACCCCGCCGAACCAGTCCACGGCTGATTGCAATGCGTCCATCGGTATTCTGGCGAACGTGAAAATGCTCTGGAACATCAGGGCCATGATGGCAACGAAAACCGTCACTCCCCAAAGCTTGTGCGTGAGCACGCGATCCAGTTTGTCGCTGAACGTTTCGCCCGGCGGCGCGAGTTCGGTGGTGGCCGCCTGCGCGATTTCCGCGACACGCGCGTAACGCCACTCGATCGGCGCGCCGCGCCAGTCAATGCCGTGGCCGTCGAGCCGCTTGCGCGCCGCGGCCACGGCGTCTTGAATCCTTTGCGGATAATGCGACGTGGACGAAGCCAGCGCTCTTTCGTTGCTGAGAAGGAGCAGCGCCTCCGCCGTGGCTTGCAAGCGCCGTTCGGAAAACGTTTCCGCGAGCAAATCTGCCAGACCGGTCGCCTCGATGCGGAACAAGCCGGGCAACTGGCAGAACAGTTTCGGCGCGGGAGATGCCGCGCGCCCGCTTCCAAAATCATTTCCAGACGACGATGGGGACAAGCGCGACACCTGTCCTGCGAGATGAGCCTCGCGACGCACGGATTCATTCGGACGCTCGCCGCTCGAAATGTTCGGCGCGTCCTCGCGCCGAACCGCGCCCGAGACGGACGCGCTCCCCAGTATATCAATGATTTTCTGCTTCAATTGAGCAATTCCTTTTCCAGTGCTGGCCACGACGGGCAACACCGGCACGCCAAGAATCCCGCCGAGTTTTTTTTCGTCAATGCGATGCCCGTTCGCCTCGGCCACATCCACCATGTTCAGCGCGATGAGCGCGGGATGGCCCAACTCGATGACTTGAGTCGCGTAATAGAGGTTGCGTTGCAGGTTCGACGCGTCCACGACGATGACGATCAAATCCGGGGGCGGCAGTTCCGGCAGGCGATTCAGCAGCACGTCGCGGGAAATTTGCTCGTCGAGGGAATTCGGGCTGAGGCTGTAAGTGCCGGGCAGATCAAGCAACGTGATGGAAACGTCCGGCGGTGTGCCTCGTAACCTGCCTTCTTTGCGCTCGACCGTGACACCGGCGTAATTACCGACCTTCGCGCGCAAACCGGTGAGCGCGTTGAACAGCGTGGTCTTGCCGCAGTTCGGATTGCCGGTCAGAGCGACGCAGGTCGGAGAGGCATTTTTCCGGATAGATTTTTCTTTGTCCGAAGCGGCTGCGCGATTCATTCTATCTATGTTGCCCTTGCAATATTTGCGAAGGTGAAAGGATCTTGCCGTTCGGTAATGTGACTAAGCCATCAGCTCCAATCGTAATCAACAAACTGATTTTATTAAAACTTCGGTTGGCTTCTGGCGAAATGCTTTCCACGTTTTCAAACTGCCAAACATCATCATGTCCCGTGACCACAATGATCGAACCAGAAGAATGAGGTACGGTTCCAATGTTTCCTGCTTTAATAGTCGTTATTCTTTTCGTGTGCCCACTATAGACGTAAATATTAGTTCCTGTGCGGTTTGAAACCCGAAGTTCCGTAAGAGTACAGCCGGTCAAAGCAAGGAGCAAACACATGAAGACGATTTTTGAAAACGAATTCATCATGTGCTCACCCTCACCAAAATCTGCTCAGCCTCCTGCTTGCGCAGCGTGAGATTGTAGCCGCGCACTTTGATTTCCACGGGATCGCCGAGTGGCGCAAAGCGAACAAGCTCAACAGTTGTTCCGACGATCAAACCCATTTCGAGCAGCCGGCTGCGGCGTTCGGCAGGGACTTTGATTTCGGCGACGGTGGCGGCGGCGCCGACCGCGAGCGAAGTCAGCGGTTGGGCTGAGGCAGCCATAACTCAGGCCGCCTGCTCTTCCTTGTGCAGCGGCTCGACCAGGATGGCGTCGGCCAATTCCGCGCTGATCCCGAGCCGGACGTTGCAGACCTGGCAGATGACGTTGTCCTGCTGGCTGAGGAGTTTGACGCTCTGTTCCTCACAAAAGCCGAGCTCGCGCAGACGTTGAGCAATTTCAGGCGAGGCGGAAAGCTGTTTGATCCGGCAGGCGGCGCCGACACGCATCTGACTGAGCGGGCACACGAAAGACTGTCCGCGACTCGCGGCAGCTTCGCTGACTGGCGGCTTTTTGCTCACAGCGCAGCCAAATTACCTTAATTGAGACTCGGTTGCAAGAATGATTTCCCCTTGGACTCCTTCGCTGAACGCCGCCCGCATCAACCGGTTGGAACCGCGCGCAGATCGTTCCCGGTGAAAGCCAACTGTTCTGTTTGACGGCGGTTGAAGCTATCCCGCAAAATCGCCCATCAAAATGAACTGTTCGAGTGACCTCGGGTGGCGCTGTCTGTTCCAAAGAGCAGGCGGTGAACGCGGCAATTGTTCATGGACAGCCTGAGCGTCCACCGCCCGCGGAACGTGGACTGGAAACGGGCCGCCGCGCTTCTTTACGGCGACTGGGGCACCAGCAAAGCGTATGTCATCGGCCTCGCCTTCGTCGCGGCAGGCTTTTCCTCGTTCCCCATCATTCTGGCCGTCTGCGCTGTCACGGGCCTGGTCGGATACAATTACATCATCGTCTGCAAACACTTTCCCGACGGCGGCGGCGTTTATTCTTCGGCGCGCGAGCAAAGCCGGGTGCTGGCGGTGCTGGGGTCACTGCTGCTGGTGGCGGACTTCATTGTCACAGCGGCGATGAGCTGTTGGGATGCGATGAGTTATTTCGGCGTCCCGAAACAGCACCTCAAAATGGCCACGACCGGTTTCATTCTGCTGATCGGGTTCATCAACTATTTCGGACCGAAACACTCCGGAAGCCTCGCGGTTTCACTGGCGATGCCGATGGTCCTCATCGTCGTCGCGATCATAGCATTGAGCGCGCCGCATTTCAGCATCGCCAACCTCGAACCGACACACGCGAGTTTTGCCAAAAACTGGGTGGCCTTCGCGGACGTCATTCTGGCGCTAAGCGGCGTCGAAGCCATTGCCAATCTGACGGGCGTAATGAAACTGGACGCGGGCGCCACACACGACCAGCCCAGCATCGCCGAGACGGCTAAAAAGGCGATTTGGCCGGTGGCCATCGAAGTGGTGCTGGGCACCGCTCTGCTCGGCTGGGCGATGCTTTCGCTGCCTCATTCGTTGTCCGACGGCATTCACAACCGTTACGAAGACATGCTTCGTTTTCTAGGCGAGCAGTACGGCGCAGCCGCACTTGGCCCGCGGTTTGGAGAAATCTTCGGGGTGGTCATCGGCGTCGTGGTCGGACTGCTGCTGTTGAGCGCGGTAAACACCGCCGTCGCAGCAATGATCGGGTTGATTTATATGCTCGCGCGGGACCGCGAAATGCCCCGCCCTTTCACGCGGCTCAATTCACATGGTGTTCCCTGGCCTGCCCTTGCCGTGGCGGTCGCGCTGCCGCTGGTCCTTGTGGTCTTGTCGGAGAACCTCCATTCGCTGGCCGACATGTACGCCATCGGCGTGGTCGGGGCGATCACCGTGAACCTTGGGTCGTCGTGTTTCAACCGGCGACTCCGTCTGAACTGGCGTGAACGGATTCTGATGGGGGCGACTTTTTTCCTGCTGTTCGCCGTTGAAGTAACCATCGCCAAGACGAAACCCGCCGCCCTGTTCTTTGCGACCTGTGTCCTGGGCGTGGGTTTCGGCCTGCGCTGGATCGCCATGAAGCGCGCGGGTCTGGAGACCGTCACGGTGAGCCGCGAAGTGGCCGCCGCCGTGTCCCCGGAAACGATCCCTGACTTCCGCGTAAATCTCGATGCCGGCCAGGCCATTCTTGTCGCGGCGCGCGGGATAACGCCGGTTTTGGGGTTTGCGCTGGAGGAAGCGCGGCTCCGCAAAGGCACTCTCTACGTTCTCTTCGTCAAGGAACTTGCCGTCGCGCTGCCAGGTCTTTTGGAGAACACGGACCGCCCGCGATGGCAGGATGATCTGCAGGCGTCCCGTATCATGTATACCATGCTCGAACAAGGCCAGCAGAACGCAGTCTCTGTCA
The sequence above is drawn from the Candidatus Angelobacter sp. genome and encodes:
- a CDS encoding DUF2723 domain-containing protein, with protein sequence MSTDKLKPAKEQGRPAPNQTVPGPGARPPTPPLFRKTDWLTFGVTALLVFIGYYLTLAPDLTLEDSGELATGSFYAGVPHPPGYPVWTMFTWLFTVLVPVSNIAWRVALASAVSGALACGLIALIASRGSSMILEGIEEFKNIDRRVENALCVLAGYVAGMLIGFNGFMWSQAVIVEVYPFSLLSFMGVLCFLLRWVYAPHQMRYLYWAMFLFGLCFTNHMTLIVAAMGIEVSIAAAQPRLGRDLFLGNSVIFLIGLAAKSNGMLTAFDSNRPLFVIFVVIGVLSITAWAWLASMTMTRAEQWSALGRDILMFAGVGYLVFLVAAVSGLINISESRSSLLPVVHLAGFAALAGFAIPPLLTKKGAPPDPSAAWRKIILAATAIYVLTLFSTAAGKTAWFNKSLSFFVVHSLIGAALVLASGWTLMRARTYGTYVFPVTTLAVFWVLGAAFYLYMPLASMTNPPLNWGYPRTWDGFLHALTRGQYEKTNPTASLGRFADQMGMLITGAVEEFNLAYLLIGLVPVFFFTRMRKREQAWF
- a CDS encoding sigma-70 family RNA polymerase sigma factor; this translates as MSIEAEPGWCERLYESKAAELILYGRALGLSHNEAEDVLQETFVALVRREQPPMQPEHYCVRAFRNRALNYRRSLWRRLARELESRRWFDRLPDETPQELAAMRCLSALPVEQREAIVLKIWHEYTFEEIGELLELSPNTVAGRYRYGLQKIRSRLKGEKYEQLESIGDSTAFLDAAPPVRGA
- the feoB gene encoding ferrous iron transport protein B, with translation MNRAAASDKEKSIRKNASPTCVALTGNPNCGKTTLFNALTGLRAKVGNYAGVTVERKEGRLRGTPPDVSITLLDLPGTYSLSPNSLDEQISRDVLLNRLPELPPPDLIVIVVDASNLQRNLYYATQVIELGHPALIALNMVDVAEANGHRIDEKKLGGILGVPVLPVVASTGKGIAQLKQKIIDILGSASVSGAVRREDAPNISSGERPNESVRREAHLAGQVSRLSPSSSGNDFGSGRAASPAPKLFCQLPGLFRIEATGLADLLAETFSERRLQATAEALLLLSNERALASSTSHYPQRIQDAVAAARKRLDGHGIDWRGAPIEWRYARVAEIAQAATTELAPPGETFSDKLDRVLTHKLWGVTVFVAIMALMFQSIFTFARIPMDALQSAVDWFGGVVGGAIPRGDLNSLLVEGVIAGVGAVIVFLPQILLLFLFIGFLEDTGYMARAAFLMDRLMSKVGLHGKSFIPMLSSFACAIPGIMATRTIETPKDRLVTILVAPLMSCSARLPVYTLLIAACIPDKRVIGFLKLQGLTMLSMYLLGIIVALLMAWLFKKTLLKGETPLLIMELPPYKRPVLRVVLRHMWDRSKLFLRRAGTVILGINILLWALATYPRGTAMENDFAARREAIKAAELRSLNEGKDNGEITAQRLAELDKVEAGEKLRQSFAGRLGRAIEPAIAPLGFDWKMGIGIVASFAAREVFVSTMSTVYNVGGYDKSASGIRSLAETLQQQRKPDGSPVYTPLVAVTLMVFYVFALQCVSTVAIVRRETNSWKWPAFQWLYMGILAWVLAFITYQGGRLLGWQ
- a CDS encoding FeoA family protein; this encodes MAASAQPLTSLAVGAAATVAEIKVPAERRSRLLEMGLIVGTTVELVRFAPLGDPVEIKVRGYNLTLRKQEAEQILVRVST
- a CDS encoding FeoA family protein, with the translated sequence MSKKPPVSEAAASRGQSFVCPLSQMRVGAACRIKQLSASPEIAQRLRELGFCEEQSVKLLSQQDNVICQVCNVRLGISAELADAILVEPLHKEEQAA
- a CDS encoding amino acid permease; its protein translation is MDSLSVHRPRNVDWKRAAALLYGDWGTSKAYVIGLAFVAAGFSSFPIILAVCAVTGLVGYNYIIVCKHFPDGGGVYSSAREQSRVLAVLGSLLLVADFIVTAAMSCWDAMSYFGVPKQHLKMATTGFILLIGFINYFGPKHSGSLAVSLAMPMVLIVVAIIALSAPHFSIANLEPTHASFAKNWVAFADVILALSGVEAIANLTGVMKLDAGATHDQPSIAETAKKAIWPVAIEVVLGTALLGWAMLSLPHSLSDGIHNRYEDMLRFLGEQYGAAALGPRFGEIFGVVIGVVVGLLLLSAVNTAVAAMIGLIYMLARDREMPRPFTRLNSHGVPWPALAVAVALPLVLVVLSENLHSLADMYAIGVVGAITVNLGSSCFNRRLRLNWRERILMGATFFLLFAVEVTIAKTKPAALFFATCVLGVGFGLRWIAMKRAGLETVTVSREVAAAVSPETIPDFRVNLDAGQAILVAARGITPVLGFALEEARLRKGTLYVLFVKELAVALPGLLENTDRPRWQDDLQASRIMYTMLEQGQQNAVSVIPLYAVSENPAATILDLSATLGIDILMLGSPHRNKLVSLLKGNVVTEVARSLPENIQLIIHG